The following proteins are co-located in the Streptococcus downei MFe28 genome:
- a CDS encoding pyrimidine-nucleoside phosphorylase, producing the protein MRAVDLIQKKRDGGQLSTEEIQWLIAAYVAGKVPDYQMSAFAMATYFKGMTLAETRDLTMAMVESGDQLDLSAIPGIKVDKHSTGGVGDKVTLILAPLVASFGVPVAKMSGRGLGHTGGTLDKLESIKGFKVEVPEADFIRQVQEKGIAVIGQSEQMVKADKMLYALRDVTATVDTMPLIASSVMSKKIAAGADAIMLDVTVGDGAFMKTLEQAEELSKTMVSLGKEVGRQTIAVMTDMSQPLGQAIGNRLEILEAVQIMKGQGRSDIRDFICQLAQIMLKLGGKGISLREIKEHLTQGQALQKFEELIAAQGGQVQDIYRPVETAFVYEVRADEGGYLAKLPALYFGHFAMEIGAGRSVKTDHLDYDAGILFDKKLGDAVTKGDLLAKIYSNQEIPQKKITEFAKNVTISNEKVQTKEILKIID; encoded by the coding sequence ATGAGAGCAGTTGATTTAATTCAAAAAAAACGTGATGGTGGCCAATTAAGTACTGAGGAAATCCAATGGCTGATTGCTGCCTATGTGGCAGGAAAAGTACCTGATTATCAAATGTCAGCCTTTGCCATGGCGACCTATTTTAAGGGAATGACCCTGGCGGAAACCAGAGATTTAACCATGGCCATGGTCGAATCAGGAGATCAACTAGATCTATCAGCAATTCCTGGTATCAAGGTGGACAAGCATTCAACCGGTGGGGTCGGAGATAAGGTGACTTTGATTTTAGCCCCCTTGGTGGCTAGTTTTGGAGTGCCCGTGGCTAAGATGAGTGGGCGAGGTCTGGGGCATACTGGTGGAACCTTGGATAAGTTAGAATCCATCAAGGGTTTTAAGGTTGAAGTTCCAGAAGCTGACTTCATCAGGCAGGTGCAAGAAAAGGGGATTGCTGTCATTGGTCAGTCGGAGCAAATGGTCAAGGCGGATAAGATGCTCTACGCTCTGCGCGATGTGACGGCTACTGTCGATACCATGCCTCTGATTGCCAGCTCAGTCATGTCCAAGAAAATTGCTGCTGGCGCCGATGCTATTATGCTGGATGTTACAGTTGGTGACGGTGCCTTTATGAAGACTCTGGAGCAAGCAGAAGAACTCTCTAAAACCATGGTTAGTCTAGGAAAAGAAGTTGGACGTCAGACCATTGCCGTCATGACCGATATGAGTCAGCCACTGGGGCAAGCCATTGGCAACCGGCTAGAGATACTTGAAGCGGTTCAAATCATGAAGGGGCAGGGGCGTTCGGATATAAGGGATTTCATCTGTCAACTGGCACAAATCATGTTAAAGCTTGGTGGCAAAGGAATAAGTCTGAGAGAAATCAAAGAGCACTTGACCCAGGGGCAGGCCTTACAAAAGTTTGAAGAGCTGATTGCTGCCCAAGGGGGCCAGGTGCAGGATATTTACCGGCCGGTCGAGACTGCTTTTGTTTATGAAGTCAGGGCTGATGAAGGTGGTTATCTAGCTAAACTTCCTGCGCTCTACTTTGGTCATTTTGCCATGGAAATTGGAGCTGGTCGTTCGGTAAAAACCGACCATTTAGACTATGATGCTGGGATTTTGTTCGATAAAAAACTGGGGGATGCGGTTACAAAAGGAGATTTGTTGGCAAAAATCTATTCAAATCAAGAAATTCCTCAAAAAAAGATTACAGAATTCGCAAAAAATGTTACAATAAGTAACGAAAAAGTGCAGACAAAAGAGATATTAAAAATTATTGATTAG
- the deoC gene encoding deoxyribose-phosphate aldolase, whose product MAINKYIDHTLLKPDATKEGIDKLLAEAKEYDFASVCVNPYWVAYCAQVLKDSDVKVCTVIGFPLGANTTATKVFEAKEAIANGADEIDMVINIGELKAGNDAAVEADIHALAEASGNKLLKVIIETCLLTDQEKVRACQLAVKAGADYVKTSTGFSTGGATIPDVTLMRQTVGDQVGVKASGGARTYQDAKAFVEAGASRIGASAGVAIVEGEKASGDQ is encoded by the coding sequence ATGGCAATTAATAAATACATTGACCATACCTTGTTAAAACCAGATGCAACCAAGGAAGGGATTGATAAATTGCTGGCTGAGGCCAAGGAATATGATTTCGCTTCGGTCTGTGTCAACCCCTATTGGGTTGCCTACTGTGCTCAAGTGCTGAAAGATTCAGATGTTAAGGTGTGTACCGTCATTGGTTTTCCTCTGGGAGCCAATACCACAGCGACTAAGGTTTTTGAAGCCAAGGAAGCTATTGCTAATGGCGCAGACGAAATTGATATGGTCATCAATATCGGTGAATTAAAGGCTGGAAATGATGCTGCAGTAGAAGCAGACATTCATGCTCTCGCTGAGGCAAGTGGCAACAAGCTGCTCAAGGTCATCATTGAAACTTGTCTCTTGACGGATCAAGAAAAGGTCAGAGCCTGCCAACTGGCCGTTAAGGCTGGTGCAGATTATGTCAAGACCTCAACCGGCTTTTCAACTGGTGGGGCCACCATTCCTGATGTGACCTTGATGCGTCAGACTGTTGGTGATCAGGTCGGTGTCAAGGCTTCTGGTGGGGCAAGGACTTACCAGGATGCCAAGGCTTTTGTAGAGGCTGGTGCCAGTCGAATTGGGGCATCAGCAGGTGTCGCTATTGTTGAAGGAGAAAAGGCAAGTGGCGACCAGTAA
- the pulA gene encoding type I pullulanase, with product MLKNQITVHFHTKNEHYQNYSMWKWLDGYWGEDAFFSGQDDFGLVGQINYPSENFVQQVNLLVKTTDWSSQTCDYAVRRFLGDAPNNIWIIEGDSNVYYSKQVALTSPFYNGRDNTAFDMGIRANDFDHRWAYQGWLGFRYQKEKTKFKLWSPLADRIYLLLYQNDQEPAKIIPMKRGHRVNTDHHELNNQGVWSVTVDGDLNGWSYQYRIYHEENFYQDTRDPYSRALSLDNKRSLIASNQAMRPEGFSVKQDKEAVWRTDNACSAVICEMHIRDFTSHASSGLEQSLRGTFLGACRHNSLNPAGHPTGIDYIKSMGYSYVQLQPIFDHHKTYSDKGKLLYNWGYDPENYNVPDRQFAFDQEDPLAPILEFKEMVQTYHDAGIGVIMDVVYNHTYSSYNSPFQLSSPYYYYRMHNDGSFQDGSGCGNEMASEKEMFRKYMLDSILYWVEEFNIDGFRFDLMGLHDVATMNLIRDTLDGIDSRILVYGEGWDMGVGLPFKQKASKANADQMPRIAFFNDNARDAVKGREVYGDIEAGFVSGAPLEWEVSQALIGSQAFAPYLMPGQVLNYIEAHDNYNLHDLLKVLHPDDGKEDRKARVYLANALNLSMQGLCFMQLGQEFMRSKLYPTGQNGEITEGDYLRASNSYNAPDSVNSLDWSLVSEHQDLIKKIKKLVSFKKSGRLLSQTRYEDIIHNETIEENGYCSGIVKVSIEKPEKTSFIFNNHEKSFESY from the coding sequence ATGTTGAAGAATCAAATTACGGTTCATTTTCATACCAAAAATGAGCATTATCAGAATTACAGTATGTGGAAGTGGTTGGATGGCTACTGGGGAGAGGATGCCTTCTTTAGTGGTCAAGATGATTTTGGCTTGGTTGGCCAAATCAACTACCCTTCGGAAAACTTTGTCCAACAGGTCAATCTTTTAGTCAAAACGACCGATTGGTCGTCACAAACCTGTGACTATGCCGTTAGACGCTTTTTAGGGGATGCCCCCAATAATATTTGGATTATTGAGGGAGACAGCAATGTCTATTATTCCAAACAGGTGGCCCTGACTAGCCCTTTTTATAATGGAAGGGATAATACAGCCTTTGATATGGGAATCAGAGCCAATGATTTTGACCACCGCTGGGCCTACCAAGGTTGGCTAGGTTTTCGTTACCAGAAGGAGAAGACTAAATTTAAACTTTGGTCTCCCTTAGCCGATCGGATTTACCTTTTGCTCTATCAAAATGACCAGGAGCCTGCCAAGATTATCCCCATGAAAAGGGGACATCGGGTTAATACCGACCACCATGAATTAAATAATCAGGGGGTTTGGTCTGTCACAGTAGATGGTGATTTGAATGGCTGGTCTTACCAGTATCGCATCTACCACGAGGAAAATTTCTACCAGGATACCAGAGATCCCTATAGTAGGGCTCTGAGCTTGGATAACAAGAGGTCCTTAATTGCTTCTAATCAAGCCATGCGACCTGAAGGTTTCTCTGTAAAACAGGACAAGGAGGCCGTCTGGCGGACTGATAATGCCTGCTCCGCAGTTATCTGTGAGATGCATATCAGAGATTTTACCAGCCACGCTTCGTCTGGCCTAGAGCAGTCCTTGCGGGGAACATTTTTAGGCGCCTGTCGCCACAATAGTCTAAACCCTGCAGGTCATCCAACAGGCATTGATTATATCAAGTCCATGGGCTATTCATATGTTCAGTTGCAACCCATATTTGACCACCATAAGACCTACTCCGATAAGGGAAAACTTCTCTATAATTGGGGCTATGACCCAGAAAACTACAATGTTCCTGATCGCCAGTTTGCCTTTGATCAAGAAGACCCGCTGGCACCCATCCTAGAATTTAAAGAGATGGTGCAGACCTATCATGATGCCGGTATTGGGGTGATCATGGATGTGGTCTATAACCACACTTATTCCTCCTATAATTCACCATTTCAACTTTCCTCACCTTATTATTACTATCGGATGCATAATGACGGTTCCTTCCAAGATGGCTCTGGTTGTGGCAATGAGATGGCTAGTGAGAAGGAGATGTTCCGTAAATATATGTTGGACTCAATTCTCTACTGGGTTGAGGAGTTCAATATTGATGGTTTTCGTTTCGATTTAATGGGGCTCCACGATGTCGCCACCATGAACCTGATCCGCGATACCTTGGACGGCATTGATTCGAGAATTCTCGTCTACGGTGAGGGTTGGGATATGGGCGTCGGCCTTCCCTTCAAGCAGAAGGCTAGCAAGGCCAATGCTGACCAGATGCCGAGAATTGCCTTCTTCAATGATAACGCAAGGGATGCCGTCAAGGGGCGTGAGGTCTATGGGGATATTGAGGCAGGTTTTGTCTCAGGAGCTCCATTGGAATGGGAGGTCTCTCAAGCTCTCATTGGCAGTCAGGCCTTTGCTCCCTACCTCATGCCTGGACAGGTCTTAAATTATATCGAAGCGCATGACAACTATAACCTCCATGATCTGCTCAAGGTTCTCCACCCAGATGACGGTAAAGAAGATAGGAAGGCCAGAGTCTATCTGGCTAATGCCCTAAATTTGTCCATGCAGGGACTGTGTTTTATGCAGTTGGGTCAAGAATTTATGCGAAGCAAGCTTTACCCAACTGGTCAAAATGGAGAAATAACCGAAGGAGATTACTTGCGGGCTAGCAATAGCTATAATGCCCCAGATAGCGTTAACAGTCTTGATTGGTCCTTAGTCAGCGAACATCAGGATCTCATCAAAAAAATTAAAAAACTTGTTAGTTTTAAAAAAAGCGGACGACTACTTTCACAAACACGGTATGAAGATATAATTCACAATGAAACTATTGAAGAAAACGGATATTGTTCGGGAATTGTTAAAGTTTCTATTGAAAAACCAGAAAAAACTAGCTTTATCTTTAATAATCATGAAAAATCTTTCGAATCCTACTGA
- a CDS encoding BMP family lipoprotein, whose protein sequence is MNKKLIGLGLAAVAILSLGACSRSSQSSSSKVKAAIVTDTGGVDDKSFNQSAWEGMKAWGKENKLKEKTDYTYFQSKSESDYATNLDAAQNKGYNLVFGIGYNLHDAINDAAKANPKTNYVLIDSEVTGQKNVASVLFADNEGAYLAGIAAAMQTKTDHVGFVGGVKSDTITRFEVGFKEGVASVDKNIKVDVQYVGSYNDATNGKGIADSMYSSGADVIYHAAGASGTGVFTAAKDIDQKLSADSKDKVWVIGVDRDQTDEGNYKASDKESNFVLTSTIKEVGTVVKDIANDELDGKKFQAKTTTYGLKDKGVDIVTNNLPEKTKKAVESAKKDIIDGKVTVKDGVKNK, encoded by the coding sequence ATGAACAAAAAACTTATTGGCTTAGGTTTGGCAGCTGTTGCCATCCTATCACTTGGTGCATGTAGCCGTTCGTCTCAGTCATCATCCAGTAAGGTGAAGGCTGCCATCGTTACAGATACTGGTGGTGTTGATGATAAGTCCTTTAACCAGTCAGCTTGGGAAGGCATGAAGGCCTGGGGTAAGGAAAACAAGCTCAAAGAAAAGACGGACTACACTTACTTCCAATCTAAGAGTGAGTCAGACTACGCTACTAACCTTGATGCTGCTCAAAACAAGGGATACAACCTCGTTTTTGGTATTGGTTACAACTTGCATGATGCTATCAACGATGCAGCAAAGGCTAATCCAAAAACGAATTATGTTTTGATTGACTCAGAAGTTACTGGTCAAAAGAATGTTGCTAGTGTCCTCTTTGCGGATAATGAAGGAGCCTACCTAGCTGGTATTGCAGCAGCTATGCAAACCAAGACTGACCACGTTGGTTTTGTCGGTGGGGTTAAGTCTGATACCATTACGCGTTTTGAAGTTGGTTTCAAAGAAGGGGTTGCTTCCGTTGATAAAAATATCAAGGTAGACGTCCAGTATGTTGGTTCCTACAATGATGCTACCAACGGTAAGGGTATCGCAGACTCTATGTACTCAAGTGGAGCAGATGTCATTTACCACGCTGCTGGTGCTTCAGGAACAGGTGTCTTCACCGCTGCTAAAGATATTGACCAAAAACTTTCTGCAGATAGCAAGGACAAGGTTTGGGTAATCGGTGTTGACCGTGACCAAACAGATGAAGGTAATTACAAGGCTAGCGATAAAGAATCTAACTTTGTTTTGACCTCTACCATCAAAGAAGTTGGTACGGTTGTTAAGGATATTGCCAACGATGAATTGGATGGTAAGAAATTCCAAGCTAAGACAACAACTTATGGCTTGAAAGACAAGGGTGTTGATATCGTTACCAACAACCTACCAGAAAAGACTAAAAAAGCTGTTGAATCTGCTAAGAAGGACATCATTGACGGTAAGGTTACCGTTAAAGACGGTGTCAAAAATAAATAA
- a CDS encoding ABC transporter ATP-binding protein: MTQETVIEMLNITKKFGDFTANEHINLDVRSREIHALLGENGAGKSTLMNMLSGLLEPTEGEIFLKGKSVKLDSPSKSANLGIGMVHQHFMLVDAFSVTENIILGSEVTKGGMLDLKKASQEIKELSEKYGLLVDPDAKVADISVGAQQRVEILKTLYRGADILIFDEPTAVLTPAEIADLLEIMRNLVKEGKSIILITHKLDEIRAVADRVTVIRRGKSIETVSVEGTSSKELAEMMVGRAVSFKTDKKAAQPKDTILAIKDLHVNENRGVPAVKGLSLDVKGGEIVGIAGIDGNGQTELIQAITGLRKVKSGSIKIKGKEVTDASPRQITELSVGHIPEDRHRDGMILEMTLAENLALQTYYKEPFSHHGVLDYNYINKNARRLMEEFDVRAASELVSAGSLSGGNQQKAVIAREIDRDPDLLVVSQPTRGLDVGAIEYIRKRLVAERDKGKAVLVVSFELDEILDLSDRIAVIHDGKIQGILDPSQTNKQELGILMAGGQLDKEEAHV, translated from the coding sequence ATGACACAAGAAACTGTCATTGAAATGCTAAATATCACTAAAAAGTTTGGTGATTTTACTGCCAATGAGCATATCAATCTTGACGTTAGGTCTAGAGAAATTCACGCCTTACTCGGTGAGAATGGTGCGGGCAAATCAACCCTGATGAATATGCTATCAGGCTTGCTGGAACCAACCGAGGGAGAGATTTTTCTCAAAGGAAAATCTGTTAAGTTGGATTCACCTTCCAAGTCTGCTAATTTAGGGATTGGCATGGTTCACCAACACTTTATGCTGGTAGATGCTTTTAGTGTTACCGAAAATATTATTCTTGGTAGTGAAGTCACTAAGGGTGGCATGCTAGACCTGAAGAAGGCTAGTCAGGAGATTAAGGAGCTTTCGGAGAAATATGGTCTGCTTGTTGATCCTGATGCCAAAGTTGCCGATATCTCTGTTGGTGCCCAACAGCGGGTGGAAATTCTTAAGACCCTCTATCGTGGGGCCGATATTTTGATTTTTGACGAGCCTACGGCTGTTCTGACACCAGCTGAAATTGCTGATTTACTGGAAATTATGCGCAACCTCGTCAAGGAAGGCAAATCCATCATCCTCATCACCCACAAACTTGATGAAATTCGGGCTGTTGCTGACCGCGTGACCGTAATTCGTCGCGGAAAATCAATTGAGACGGTTTCAGTAGAAGGAACCAGCAGCAAGGAGCTGGCTGAGATGATGGTAGGACGAGCTGTTTCTTTCAAGACTGACAAAAAGGCTGCCCAACCCAAGGATACCATCCTAGCCATCAAGGATCTGCATGTCAATGAGAATCGTGGTGTGCCTGCGGTTAAGGGGCTTTCCCTTGATGTCAAGGGGGGCGAAATTGTTGGTATCGCTGGGATTGATGGTAATGGCCAGACCGAATTGATTCAGGCCATTACTGGATTGCGCAAGGTTAAGTCAGGCTCCATTAAAATTAAGGGCAAGGAAGTCACAGATGCCAGTCCTCGTCAGATTACAGAATTGAGTGTTGGTCATATTCCCGAAGACCGTCATCGCGATGGTATGATTTTAGAGATGACCCTAGCTGAAAATCTAGCCCTACAAACCTACTACAAAGAGCCCTTTAGTCATCATGGTGTTTTGGATTATAACTATATTAACAAAAATGCGAGACGCCTGATGGAGGAATTTGATGTCCGAGCTGCTAGTGAATTAGTTTCTGCAGGCTCTCTTTCTGGTGGGAACCAGCAGAAGGCTGTCATCGCTCGGGAAATTGATCGAGACCCAGACTTGCTGGTCGTTAGTCAACCAACACGTGGCCTGGATGTCGGTGCCATTGAGTATATCCGCAAGCGACTGGTAGCTGAACGGGACAAGGGCAAGGCTGTACTTGTTGTCAGCTTTGAATTGGATGAAATCTTGGACTTATCTGACCGGATTGCTGTTATTCACGATGGTAAAATCCAAGGGATTTTAGACCCTAGTCAAACCAATAAGCAGGAACTTGGTATTCTCATGGCAGGTGGCCAATTAGACAAGGAGGAAGCACATGTCTAG
- a CDS encoding ABC transporter permease — MSSKMQNWTVPLIAVFLGMIAGAILMLAFGYNPLFAYNDLIYTSLFSSVKNIGEVLAQTGPLILIALGFAVSSKAGFFNVGLPGQALAGWFVAAWFALMHPDLPKPLSLLATVVIALVAGGIIGAIPGILRAYLGTSEVIVTIMMNYIVLYVTQGLIGNFSKSIMRTTEATQKVSQSASYQTELLRNLTGGSHFNLGFFMALIAVVLVWFLMKKTKTGYEITAVGLNPDAAQYAGMSAKRTIALSMVISGALSGLGGAVYGLGYFENFFEQYSSLQIGWDGMAVALLASNNPVAIPFAALLYGILAIGKTGMQDVPQEVIDVVSALIIFFVGSNYIIRRYIKPRQKAASKGGKS, encoded by the coding sequence ATGTCTAGTAAAATGCAGAATTGGACAGTTCCGCTGATTGCTGTCTTTTTGGGGATGATAGCAGGAGCTATCCTCATGCTGGCCTTTGGCTACAATCCCCTTTTTGCCTACAATGACTTGATTTATACGTCTCTCTTTTCTTCTGTTAAGAATATCGGCGAAGTACTGGCGCAAACAGGGCCGCTGATTCTTATTGCGCTTGGCTTTGCTGTATCTTCTAAGGCTGGTTTCTTTAATGTCGGCCTACCTGGTCAAGCACTGGCTGGTTGGTTCGTGGCTGCTTGGTTTGCTCTCATGCATCCAGACTTGCCCAAACCTTTGTCCCTTCTTGCAACGGTAGTCATTGCCTTGGTAGCTGGTGGGATTATTGGCGCCATCCCTGGTATCTTAAGAGCCTATCTTGGAACCAGCGAAGTTATTGTCACCATCATGATGAACTACATCGTTCTTTATGTAACCCAAGGGCTGATCGGTAATTTCTCCAAATCAATTATGAGAACAACAGAAGCAACCCAAAAGGTTTCCCAATCAGCTTCCTATCAAACAGAACTTCTGAGAAATCTAACGGGAGGTTCCCACTTCAATCTTGGCTTCTTTATGGCCTTGATTGCGGTAGTCCTTGTCTGGTTCCTCATGAAGAAGACCAAGACTGGCTATGAGATTACGGCTGTTGGGCTCAACCCTGATGCCGCTCAATATGCTGGGATGTCTGCCAAACGGACCATTGCGCTTTCCATGGTCATCTCAGGTGCCCTCTCTGGACTGGGAGGGGCCGTCTATGGTCTGGGTTACTTCGAGAATTTCTTTGAACAGTATTCTTCCTTGCAAATTGGCTGGGATGGGATGGCGGTGGCCCTCTTGGCTTCTAATAATCCGGTTGCCATTCCTTTTGCGGCCTTGCTTTATGGTATTTTAGCCATCGGGAAAACCGGGATGCAGGATGTTCCCCAAGAAGTTATTGATGTCGTCTCTGCCTTGATTATCTTCTTTGTTGGTTCTAATTATATTATTCGTCGCTACATTAAACCTCGTCAAAAAGCAGCTAGCAAAGGAGGAAAATCATGA
- a CDS encoding ABC transporter permease, protein MIAVIATIVASTLSYATPLIFTSIGGTFSERGGIVNVGLEGIMVMGAFSGVVFNLTFADQFGKATPWIACLVAGLVGLVYSCLHALATINFRADHVVSGTVLNLIAPSLAVFLCRFLYNGNGQTPTIKINFSTSSVPVLKDIPVLGRIFFTNIPFLAYVAIVFSFLAYFIIFKTRFGLRLRSVGEHPQAADTLGINVSLMRYAGVLISGFLGGVGGAAYVQLNSNNFSIGTIVGPGFIALAAMIFGRWNPIGAMVSSLFFGLPQSLVNSTSQIPFLAHIPGPYLKTIPYIITILVLAAFFGKAVAPKADGVNYIKSK, encoded by the coding sequence ATGATAGCAGTTATTGCCACAATTGTGGCCTCAACCCTTAGTTATGCGACCCCCTTGATTTTTACTTCTATCGGAGGAACTTTTTCCGAACGAGGTGGTATCGTTAATGTCGGCCTAGAAGGTATCATGGTTATGGGAGCCTTCTCGGGTGTTGTCTTTAACCTAACTTTCGCCGACCAGTTTGGGAAGGCTACGCCTTGGATAGCTTGCTTGGTTGCAGGTCTAGTTGGTTTGGTCTATTCCTGCCTCCATGCCCTGGCTACCATTAACTTCCGAGCAGACCATGTCGTTTCAGGTACGGTCCTTAATTTGATTGCGCCATCCCTGGCGGTCTTTCTCTGTCGTTTCCTCTACAATGGTAATGGGCAAACGCCAACCATTAAGATCAACTTCAGTACCAGCTCCGTGCCAGTTCTGAAAGATATTCCTGTTCTAGGTCGAATTTTCTTCACCAACATTCCCTTCCTAGCCTATGTGGCCATTGTCTTTTCTTTCTTGGCCTACTTTATTATCTTTAAGACTCGCTTTGGTTTGCGCCTACGGTCTGTCGGTGAGCATCCCCAAGCTGCAGATACCTTAGGAATCAATGTTTCGCTAATGCGTTATGCTGGTGTCCTGATTTCAGGTTTCCTCGGTGGTGTCGGTGGTGCTGCCTATGTCCAACTGAATTCAAATAATTTCAGTATCGGTACCATCGTTGGACCTGGCTTTATCGCCCTGGCAGCCATGATTTTTGGTCGCTGGAATCCAATCGGAGCCATGGTGTCCAGTCTCTTCTTTGGGCTTCCTCAGTCCCTGGTCAACAGTACCAGCCAAATTCCATTTTTGGCCCATATCCCTGGACCTTACCTGAAAACCATTCCTTACATCATTACCATCCTAGTTTTGGCAGCCTTCTTTGGTAAGGCGGTTGCCCCTAAGGCTGATGGTGTCAATTATATAAAATCCAAATAG
- a CDS encoding cytidine deaminase produces MATSNLDLVQLAKQASQRAYVPYSGFPVGAALLTRSGQIFEGCNIENASLGLTNCAERTAIFKAISEGYRDFAGLAIYGQTDRPISPCGACRQVMAEFFDLACPVTLIAKDGATVEMTVGELLPYSFQGRELGPAKDLD; encoded by the coding sequence GTGGCGACCAGTAATCTAGACCTAGTCCAGCTGGCTAAGCAGGCAAGCCAAAGAGCCTACGTCCCCTATTCGGGTTTTCCAGTCGGAGCAGCCTTACTGACTAGATCCGGGCAGATTTTTGAGGGGTGTAACATAGAAAATGCCAGCCTTGGTTTAACCAATTGTGCCGAAAGGACTGCTATTTTTAAGGCTATCTCTGAAGGCTATCGGGATTTCGCTGGACTGGCTATTTATGGCCAGACAGATCGTCCAATTTCACCTTGTGGGGCTTGCCGTCAGGTAATGGCTGAGTTTTTTGACTTGGCTTGCCCAGTGACTTTAATTGCTAAAGATGGTGCGACAGTCGAGATGACAGTCGGTGAGTTATTACCATACTCATTCCAGGGCCGTGAATTAGGACCTGCGAAAGATTTGGATTAG